One segment of Mycolicibacterium baixiangningiae DNA contains the following:
- a CDS encoding GntP family permease — MDEIVLAERPAALLIVIAVVAIAVLLFLIIKVRLHAFFSLIVVSVLTGLAAGIGMGDVVTVVIAGFSNTVGTVALLVGFGAVLGRLVEMTGGAQTLADRMLKRFGEKRAPLALAVASLFYAFPIFLDAGFIVMLPIIYTVARRLGGSFMLYVLPSIGAFLMMHALTPPHPGPTAAATVMGADVGMVVIVALLVGLPTWYLAGYRLSLIIAKRYPNMPVPTLLGEPKDYPEDERPGFWTVILVLLLPLLLIFFNTVFSTLEADGAVTEDNLAYQLSRLIGTTSMALLISVLLAMVLLYVRPRRRRGEPIGGLLENLVDDALAPVCSIILITGAGGAFGRVLTETGIGQTLADGLDALGLPVMLSGFLIAIAFRVAQGSATVAATTAGAIMAPAVTSMNLGAIALAAVVIGICAGSITFSHVNDSGFWLIGRFCGFDTMTTLKTWTVVATAIGFLSFALASVVYVVAS; from the coding sequence ATGGATGAAATAGTCCTCGCGGAGCGGCCCGCCGCCCTGCTCATCGTCATCGCCGTCGTCGCCATCGCGGTGCTGCTGTTCCTGATCATCAAGGTCAGGCTCCACGCCTTCTTCTCGCTGATCGTGGTCAGCGTGCTGACCGGCCTCGCCGCCGGCATCGGGATGGGCGACGTCGTCACCGTCGTCATCGCGGGCTTCAGCAATACCGTCGGCACCGTCGCGTTACTCGTCGGCTTCGGTGCCGTACTCGGACGGCTCGTCGAAATGACCGGCGGCGCACAGACGTTGGCCGACAGGATGCTGAAGAGGTTCGGGGAGAAGAGGGCGCCGCTGGCTCTCGCCGTGGCCTCGCTGTTCTACGCCTTCCCGATCTTCCTCGACGCCGGATTCATCGTCATGCTGCCCATCATCTACACCGTGGCTCGGCGCCTTGGCGGATCGTTCATGCTGTACGTGTTGCCGTCCATCGGCGCATTCCTGATGATGCACGCCCTGACACCGCCCCACCCGGGCCCGACGGCCGCAGCGACGGTGATGGGCGCCGACGTCGGCATGGTCGTCATCGTCGCCTTGCTCGTCGGCCTGCCGACCTGGTATCTCGCCGGCTACCGGCTCAGCCTGATCATCGCCAAGCGCTACCCGAACATGCCGGTGCCGACCCTGCTCGGCGAACCGAAGGACTACCCCGAGGACGAGCGCCCCGGTTTTTGGACCGTCATCCTCGTCCTCCTCCTGCCATTGCTGTTGATCTTCTTCAACACGGTGTTCTCGACTCTCGAGGCAGATGGCGCCGTGACCGAAGACAATCTTGCGTACCAGCTCTCGCGCCTGATCGGAACCACCTCGATGGCGCTGTTGATCAGCGTCTTGTTGGCCATGGTGTTGCTCTACGTTCGGCCACGACGACGACGCGGCGAGCCGATCGGCGGGCTGTTGGAGAACCTCGTCGACGATGCGCTGGCACCTGTCTGCTCGATCATCCTGATCACCGGCGCAGGTGGCGCCTTCGGCAGAGTCCTCACCGAGACGGGCATCGGCCAGACCCTGGCCGACGGCCTGGACGCCCTGGGCCTGCCGGTCATGCTCTCCGGCTTCCTGATCGCCATCGCGTTCCGGGTCGCGCAGGGCTCGGCTACCGTCGCGGCGACGACCGCGGGCGCGATCATGGCCCCCGCCGTGACGTCGATGAACCTCGGCGCAATCGCGCTGGCGGCGGTCGTCATCGGCATCTGCGCCGGCTCGATCACGTTCTCGCACGTGAACGACTCCGGATTCTGGCTGATCGGGCGCTTCTGCGGGTTCGACACGATGACCACGTTGAAGACGTGGACGGTCGTCGCCACGGCCATCGGCTTCCTGTCCTTCGCACTGGCTTCAGTGGTCTACGTGGTCGCCAGCTGA
- a CDS encoding RNA polymerase sigma factor — protein MSCDLAEGVDDSAEWLRQLLDERCPGHRSAVTRMHDFLVRVARRELYRGRAPFTGKEVDDIANQVAADSLLAVLGKLSSFRGDSKLTTWAYRFVVFELSSRLKCLRRHSWTPHLQMDHGDWDAFADRLHHNPSRHAEAREMMTAVGRAVMTVPTDQQRQVFIEAVVEGAPPNAVADKYGVSRNALYKSIFDSRRKIRSYLTANGFEVEGSPLTDPL, from the coding sequence ATGAGCTGTGACCTCGCCGAGGGCGTCGACGATTCGGCTGAATGGCTACGACAGTTGCTGGACGAGCGGTGCCCAGGCCACCGCTCCGCCGTGACCAGGATGCACGACTTCTTGGTCAGGGTCGCCCGCCGCGAGCTCTATCGCGGACGCGCGCCGTTCACCGGCAAGGAGGTCGACGACATCGCGAATCAGGTGGCCGCGGATTCGTTGTTGGCGGTATTGGGCAAGCTCTCCAGCTTTCGCGGTGACAGCAAACTCACCACGTGGGCATACCGGTTCGTCGTCTTCGAGCTGTCGAGCAGGCTCAAGTGCCTTCGCCGCCATTCGTGGACGCCCCACCTCCAGATGGACCACGGTGATTGGGACGCGTTCGCCGACCGGCTCCACCACAATCCGAGCCGCCACGCCGAGGCCCGGGAGATGATGACGGCGGTCGGGAGAGCGGTCATGACAGTGCCCACCGACCAGCAGCGACAGGTGTTCATCGAAGCGGTCGTCGAAGGCGCTCCGCCGAACGCAGTGGCCGACAAGTACGGGGTTTCGCGAAATGCGTTGTACAAGAGCATTTTCGACTCGCGCCGTAAGATCCGAAGTTATCTGACTGCTAACGGTTTCGAAGTCGAAGGTTCCCCACTGACCGACCCACTGTGA
- a CDS encoding RNA polymerase sigma factor: protein MCCAPTLSEWTEVGRSPNLTKKQGNSMRTVNQSAGTTREAEQAAAAAEARFTTEVIPIRADLLHAAYRYTRNKHDAEDLIQETYARAWKKFGTFEQGTNVRAWMSRIMVNIWIDTHRRTTRRVQETLAGSFWEEEHAGEALTATPSAEDVALQDHTDDVLKQCVGTLPMGFQSVIFYADVCQYSMRDVAAIERIPLGTAMSRRHRAHHRLRAQLISSGHEGRGESGGPTGDGRVVPQTH from the coding sequence ATGTGCTGCGCACCGACGCTCAGTGAATGGACAGAGGTCGGTCGTTCGCCAAATCTCACCAAGAAGCAGGGTAATTCGATGAGAACCGTCAATCAGAGCGCTGGCACGACGAGGGAGGCGGAGCAGGCCGCCGCCGCTGCAGAGGCGCGCTTCACCACTGAAGTCATACCCATTCGTGCGGATCTCCTGCATGCCGCGTACCGCTACACCCGGAACAAGCACGACGCCGAAGACCTCATCCAGGAGACCTACGCCAGGGCTTGGAAGAAGTTCGGAACGTTCGAACAGGGCACGAACGTCCGCGCGTGGATGTCGCGCATCATGGTCAACATCTGGATCGATACGCATCGGCGGACGACGCGGCGGGTGCAGGAAACGCTTGCCGGATCCTTCTGGGAGGAGGAGCATGCCGGCGAGGCGCTGACCGCCACACCATCCGCGGAAGACGTGGCGTTGCAGGATCACACCGACGATGTCCTCAAGCAATGCGTCGGAACACTCCCGATGGGCTTCCAGTCAGTCATCTTCTACGCAGACGTCTGCCAGTACTCCATGAGGGACGTCGCCGCGATCGAGCGTATTCCCCTCGGAACAGCGATGTCTCGGCGCCACCGGGCGCATCATCGACTGCGCGCACAACTCATCTCGAGCGGTCACGAGGGTCGCGGAGAATCGGGTGGCCCGACGGGGGACGGACGCGTCGTCCCGCAAACGCATTGA
- a CDS encoding class I adenylate-forming enzyme family protein, translating to MPEEDSASPAQTVVDAWRTRVERYPDHPAVAYFDTVLTAGEVDDASDALATALSDKGVSHGDRVGIYLQNIPQYAITFLALWKIGAAALLLNPMYRGRELRAIVDDAQPVGIFCDEHDLDATTEALRGSTIRFAISTSGLDFQTRNDPRVFRSTTRLTSPVYDLVGLIGRNRGRRPADTPLVGEDLAVLAYTSGTTGPPKGAMISHANALATAVDFGDHVRLADGDVVFAVAPLFHITGAMLNAAVSLIRDCLLVFANRFDAAVSLDAFVEHRVTYTIGSITVFNAISALPSASAAHFESVKTLYSGGAPIPPATIKAFAARFGHYIHNAYGMTETTAGVIAVPPGTEAPVDETSGSLSVGLPLPRVRLRTIDPAGSPTAPGVAGELEISGPQVVSGYWRNPEASMSTMPGGRLRTGDVAIIDEHGWVYIVDRLKDQINVSGYKVWPREVEDALYEHPAVFEVAVVSRPDDYQGEAVVAFVALRPGATVTEEELIDFTRDRLAAYKRPRSVHIIGELPKTPTGKIKRAELRQ from the coding sequence ATGCCGGAAGAGGACAGCGCGTCGCCCGCGCAAACCGTCGTCGATGCGTGGCGCACCCGCGTCGAGCGTTATCCCGACCATCCCGCCGTCGCGTATTTCGACACAGTTCTCACTGCGGGCGAGGTCGACGATGCATCCGACGCACTCGCCACGGCGTTGTCCGACAAGGGGGTCTCTCATGGTGACCGGGTGGGAATCTATCTGCAGAACATCCCCCAGTACGCGATCACGTTCCTCGCACTCTGGAAGATCGGTGCGGCCGCGTTGCTCCTCAACCCGATGTACCGCGGACGCGAACTCCGTGCCATCGTCGACGACGCGCAACCGGTAGGAATCTTCTGCGACGAACACGACCTCGATGCCACCACGGAAGCACTGCGCGGAAGCACCATCCGGTTCGCCATCAGCACCAGTGGCCTCGATTTCCAAACGCGTAACGACCCGCGTGTGTTCCGGTCGACGACGCGGCTCACGTCGCCCGTCTACGATCTGGTGGGCCTGATTGGACGGAACCGCGGTCGCAGGCCCGCCGATACTCCACTCGTCGGTGAAGATCTGGCGGTTCTTGCATACACCTCGGGTACCACGGGTCCACCGAAGGGCGCGATGATCTCGCATGCGAATGCCCTGGCCACGGCAGTCGACTTCGGCGATCACGTCCGCCTCGCGGACGGCGATGTGGTCTTCGCCGTCGCTCCGCTGTTCCACATCACCGGTGCCATGCTCAACGCCGCAGTGTCCCTCATCCGCGATTGTCTGCTGGTGTTCGCGAACAGGTTCGATGCTGCAGTTTCCCTCGACGCCTTCGTCGAGCATCGGGTGACGTACACAATCGGATCCATCACGGTGTTCAATGCGATTTCGGCGCTCCCGAGTGCAAGCGCCGCGCACTTCGAGTCGGTGAAGACGTTGTACTCCGGTGGCGCGCCCATCCCTCCCGCCACCATCAAGGCGTTCGCGGCTCGGTTCGGCCACTACATCCACAACGCCTACGGCATGACCGAGACCACCGCCGGCGTGATCGCCGTACCCCCGGGCACGGAGGCCCCGGTTGATGAGACAAGTGGGTCACTGTCGGTGGGACTACCTCTACCCCGGGTGCGGCTTCGGACCATCGACCCGGCGGGGTCCCCGACCGCGCCGGGAGTCGCAGGCGAGCTCGAAATATCCGGGCCACAGGTAGTTTCAGGCTACTGGCGCAATCCGGAGGCATCCATGTCGACAATGCCCGGTGGTCGGCTTCGCACTGGTGACGTCGCGATCATCGACGAGCACGGATGGGTCTACATCGTCGACCGGCTCAAGGACCAGATCAACGTGTCGGGCTACAAGGTGTGGCCTCGCGAAGTCGAGGACGCCCTCTACGAGCATCCCGCCGTGTTCGAAGTCGCAGTCGTCAGCCGCCCGGATGACTACCAGGGCGAAGCCGTGGTCGCCTTCGTCGCGCTGCGCCCCGGCGCGACCGTCACCGAAGAAGAATTGATCGACTTCACCCGTGATCGACTTGCTGCCTACAAGCGGCCGCGCAGCGTGCACATCATCGGTGAACTCCCCAAGACCCCCACCGGAAAGATCAAGAGAGCCGAGCTGCGGCAATGA
- a CDS encoding MFS transporter produces MSARTAGETQDAPTISSRKKSLVASSVGNVLEWYEWSAYAVFAPFIAAAMFSQADPVSALLSTLAVFAVGFLMRPLGGIVFGRIADKRGRKFVLITTMLMMATGSLLIGIMPTYAAIGAWASALLLLARMMQGFAHGGESATAYSYVGEIAPPNRRGMWGSVAFIAIFGGSVLAYTVGGVITTTLTESAVGQWGWRIPFLLGSLLALFALYLRRSMDESDVFDAGQQQDDRPSVPRRTVVRAILLMIGMTSGITAAHYTWTSYVSTYAITQQDMDPDTAYWMLVIAQLVALVSLPFLGRLSDSIGRRPMLAAFAGLMFVLQIPLTMLISSEGWTLLLATTVALLVVAIPACILSSTLSESFPTHLRTQSIGFAYSFSVAVFGGTAPYLNQLLLGFDLGWVFGVYIMALAALTGVACFFMAETKGVRLEDV; encoded by the coding sequence ATGAGTGCCAGGACCGCCGGCGAGACGCAGGACGCGCCAACCATCTCCTCCCGTAAGAAGTCCCTCGTCGCGAGTTCCGTGGGCAACGTCCTGGAATGGTACGAGTGGAGCGCCTACGCGGTATTCGCACCGTTCATCGCGGCGGCGATGTTCAGCCAGGCTGATCCGGTCTCAGCGCTGCTGTCGACGCTCGCTGTGTTCGCCGTCGGTTTTCTGATGCGGCCGCTGGGCGGCATAGTGTTCGGACGGATAGCGGACAAACGCGGCCGAAAGTTCGTACTCATCACGACCATGCTCATGATGGCCACCGGCAGCTTGCTGATCGGAATCATGCCCACCTACGCTGCGATCGGCGCTTGGGCGTCGGCATTACTGTTGCTGGCCCGGATGATGCAGGGCTTCGCTCACGGCGGCGAGTCGGCGACCGCGTACTCCTACGTCGGCGAAATCGCTCCCCCGAATCGTCGCGGCATGTGGGGAAGCGTGGCCTTCATCGCCATCTTCGGCGGCTCGGTCCTGGCCTACACCGTAGGCGGAGTCATCACGACCACACTGACCGAATCGGCTGTGGGTCAATGGGGTTGGCGTATCCCGTTCCTTCTGGGCTCACTTCTCGCTCTGTTCGCACTGTACCTACGGCGCAGCATGGACGAGAGTGACGTCTTCGACGCCGGCCAGCAGCAGGACGATCGACCTTCCGTTCCGCGCAGGACGGTGGTTCGAGCAATCCTGCTGATGATCGGTATGACCTCGGGAATCACGGCAGCGCACTACACATGGACTTCGTATGTTTCGACGTACGCGATCACGCAGCAGGACATGGATCCGGACACCGCCTACTGGATGTTGGTGATCGCGCAGCTGGTCGCGTTGGTGTCTCTGCCGTTCCTGGGCCGCCTGTCCGATTCGATCGGCCGCCGACCCATGCTGGCCGCGTTCGCCGGGTTGATGTTCGTCCTGCAGATTCCGTTGACGATGCTCATCTCGTCGGAAGGATGGACGTTGCTGCTGGCAACAACGGTGGCGCTGTTGGTGGTCGCGATTCCCGCGTGCATCCTGTCATCGACTCTTTCCGAGAGCTTTCCCACCCACCTTCGTACGCAGTCCATCGGGTTCGCGTACTCCTTCTCAGTCGCGGTCTTCGGTGGTACTGCGCCATATCTGAACCAGTTGCTTCTCGGGTTCGACCTCGGCTGGGTCTTCGGCGTCTACATCATGGCTCTGGCGGCACTCACCGGCGTCGCGTGCTTCTTCATGGCGGAAACGAAGGGTGTCAGACTGGAGGACGTGTGA
- a CDS encoding sugar phosphate isomerase/epimerase and 4-hydroxyphenylpyruvate domain-containing protein, which yields MTLTQEPHSKTIATVCLSGTLEDKLVAAAHAGFHGIELFEPDLVASTSSPKQIRERCDDLGLDIVLYQPFRDLDSTDPQQFERNLRRLDRKFDVMAELGVDLILVCSNASDDAVSDMDELATQLRSAGELAQRRGMRIAYEALAWGRTVDLWQQSWDAVRRADNPAVGLCLDSFHILSRSSTVEALGEVPGDKIFFLQLADAPHKEMDVLQWSRHYRLFPGEGAFDLVAFTTAVLEAGYRGPLSLEVFNDVFRQSSPVRTAIDAVRSLGALEAGLDGSRPAQCIDAAFVELSVTPTNLDIAEHALSTLGFGRSATHRSKRVTAWTQANATILVTVTTDAPEDDSSTIAAIAFDAEDPTAFAASAEGLNVAALPRVVRPGEAELPAVAAPDGLSIFFVSTDRGGLDWRRDFELVSGFDAIVGAGITGIDHVSVTAPFDSYDESVLFYRSVLGMCTDEVAEYPGPYGLVRSHLLRVSRPFGFGVALNGPLLRRGKWTPGVQSPQHIAFTTDDLVGTLNALPTDAPILRIPANYYVDLQARLHLSDEFVDELQQLDMLYDRSADGEYLHAYTTVIGSQVYFEIIERRGTYRGRPLADAPVRMAAHVAARRGTLR from the coding sequence ATGACTCTCACGCAGGAACCGCACTCGAAGACAATCGCTACGGTCTGTCTGTCCGGAACGCTCGAAGACAAGCTCGTCGCCGCCGCCCATGCGGGATTCCACGGGATCGAGCTGTTCGAGCCCGACCTCGTCGCGTCGACGTCGAGCCCGAAGCAGATCCGGGAGCGGTGTGACGATCTCGGGTTGGACATCGTGCTGTACCAGCCGTTTCGGGATCTCGACAGCACCGACCCGCAGCAGTTCGAGCGCAACCTGCGCCGACTCGACCGCAAGTTCGACGTCATGGCCGAACTCGGCGTCGACCTGATCCTGGTGTGCTCCAATGCATCCGACGATGCCGTTTCCGACATGGACGAGTTGGCCACGCAACTACGTTCGGCCGGGGAACTTGCGCAGCGCCGGGGAATGCGGATCGCCTACGAGGCGCTGGCATGGGGGCGCACGGTCGATCTGTGGCAGCAGTCCTGGGACGCGGTCCGCCGAGCCGACAATCCCGCCGTCGGCCTGTGCCTGGACAGCTTCCACATCCTGTCGAGATCCTCCACGGTGGAGGCGCTTGGCGAAGTCCCCGGCGACAAGATCTTCTTCCTCCAACTCGCCGATGCGCCGCACAAGGAGATGGACGTACTGCAGTGGAGTAGGCACTATCGGCTGTTCCCGGGCGAAGGTGCCTTCGACCTCGTCGCCTTCACCACCGCCGTACTCGAGGCCGGGTATCGAGGACCCTTGTCGCTGGAGGTGTTCAACGACGTCTTCCGCCAGTCCTCGCCCGTCCGGACCGCGATCGATGCGGTGCGTTCGCTGGGGGCTCTGGAAGCCGGCCTCGACGGCAGCCGACCGGCGCAGTGCATCGACGCAGCCTTCGTCGAACTGAGTGTCACCCCCACCAACCTCGACATCGCCGAGCACGCGTTATCGACGTTGGGTTTCGGGCGGTCGGCGACGCACCGATCGAAGAGGGTCACTGCGTGGACGCAAGCCAACGCCACCATCCTGGTGACCGTCACCACCGATGCGCCCGAGGATGACTCGTCGACAATCGCCGCGATCGCGTTCGACGCCGAGGATCCCACGGCATTCGCCGCCTCGGCGGAAGGCTTGAATGTGGCTGCCCTCCCGCGCGTGGTGCGGCCCGGGGAAGCCGAATTGCCCGCCGTCGCGGCACCCGACGGCCTCTCCATCTTCTTCGTCTCCACCGACCGCGGCGGCCTCGATTGGCGGCGGGACTTCGAGCTCGTGTCCGGGTTCGACGCCATCGTCGGCGCCGGCATCACCGGAATCGACCACGTCTCCGTCACGGCGCCCTTCGACAGTTACGACGAAAGCGTGCTGTTCTACCGCTCGGTGCTTGGGATGTGTACTGACGAGGTGGCCGAGTATCCCGGCCCCTACGGGTTGGTGCGCAGTCATCTCCTGCGTGTGTCGCGCCCGTTCGGTTTCGGTGTGGCGCTGAACGGTCCGCTCCTGCGGCGGGGGAAGTGGACGCCCGGAGTGCAATCTCCCCAGCACATCGCGTTCACCACCGACGACCTCGTGGGCACACTGAATGCGTTACCGACGGACGCCCCGATCCTGCGGATCCCCGCCAACTACTACGTCGATCTGCAGGCTCGGCTGCACCTCAGCGATGAGTTCGTCGACGAACTCCAGCAGCTCGACATGCTCTATGACCGCAGCGCCGACGGGGAGTACCTGCACGCCTACACCACGGTCATCGGGTCGCAGGTCTACTTCGAGATCATCGAGCGGCGGGGCACTTATCGGGGGCGGCCACTTGCGGATGCCCCGGTCCGCATGGCCGCACACGTTGCCGCGCGCCGGGGAACGTTGCGCTGA
- a CDS encoding 3-oxoacid CoA-transferase subunit B, with translation MAKTVAADIPHGSFVNLGIGQPTKVSDYLDPCSGIVLHTENGMLGMGPEAVGEEIDPDLTNAGKVPVTELPGAAYFHHADSFAMMRGGHLDVCVLGAFQVSERGDLANWHTGAPGAIPAVGGAMDLAIGAKDVFVMMTLFAKDGSPKLVPECTYPLTGLACVSRVYTDLGTFAVGPDGIRVIVTYGVSVADLESRLSSPLRRVEDQHAKEG, from the coding sequence ATGGCCAAGACCGTCGCCGCCGACATCCCGCACGGGTCGTTCGTCAACCTGGGTATCGGACAGCCCACGAAGGTCTCGGACTACCTGGACCCCTGCAGCGGAATCGTCCTGCACACCGAGAACGGCATGTTGGGCATGGGACCCGAGGCCGTCGGCGAGGAGATCGACCCCGATCTGACCAATGCGGGCAAGGTCCCGGTCACCGAATTGCCCGGGGCGGCCTATTTCCACCACGCCGACTCGTTCGCGATGATGCGCGGGGGACACCTCGACGTGTGCGTCCTGGGCGCCTTTCAGGTCTCCGAGCGCGGCGACCTCGCGAACTGGCATACCGGGGCGCCCGGGGCGATTCCGGCTGTTGGTGGTGCCATGGATCTCGCCATCGGTGCCAAGGACGTTTTCGTGATGATGACGTTGTTCGCCAAGGACGGGAGCCCGAAACTGGTGCCTGAGTGCACTTATCCTCTGACTGGGCTGGCCTGTGTCAGCCGGGTGTACACGGATTTGGGCACCTTCGCCGTCGGGCCCGACGGTATCCGCGTGATCGTCACCTACGGCGTGTCCGTCGCCGATCTCGAGAGCCGACTCAGCTCGCCGTTGAGACGGGTCGAGGACCAGCACGCGAAAGAAGGCTGA
- a CDS encoding 3-oxoacid CoA-transferase subunit A codes for MTMITADAQQAVAGISDGATVLVGGFGMAGMPTVLIDALIAQGATDLTIVSNNAGNGDTGLAALLAAGRVSRIICSFPRQSDSYVFDGLYRAGKIDLEVVPQGNLAERMRAAGAGIGAFFCPTGFGTDLAAGRETRTIDGRDYVLEYPIHGDVALIGAHRSDRMGNLVYRKTARNFGPVMATAADLTIVEVSAVVETGDIDPEVVVTPSIYVDRVLDLSGASAAVAEAS; via the coding sequence ATGACCATGATCACGGCCGACGCGCAGCAGGCGGTCGCCGGAATCAGTGACGGCGCAACGGTTCTGGTCGGAGGGTTCGGTATGGCCGGCATGCCGACGGTACTCATCGACGCGTTGATAGCCCAGGGCGCGACGGACTTGACCATCGTCAGCAACAACGCCGGTAACGGCGACACCGGGCTGGCCGCGCTCCTGGCCGCCGGGCGGGTCAGCCGGATCATCTGCTCGTTCCCGCGGCAGAGCGACTCCTATGTGTTCGACGGGCTGTACCGCGCGGGCAAGATCGACCTCGAAGTGGTTCCCCAGGGCAATCTCGCCGAGCGAATGCGAGCCGCGGGTGCGGGAATCGGGGCGTTCTTCTGCCCGACCGGGTTCGGCACCGATCTGGCAGCGGGCCGGGAAACGCGGACGATCGACGGTCGCGACTACGTCCTGGAGTACCCGATCCATGGCGACGTGGCGCTGATCGGGGCCCACCGGAGCGACCGGATGGGCAATCTCGTCTACCGTAAGACGGCACGGAACTTCGGACCGGTCATGGCGACGGCCGCCGACCTGACCATCGTCGAGGTATCGGCCGTCGTCGAGACGGGGGACATCGACCCGGAAGTGGTAGTCACACCGTCGATCTATGTCGACCGGGTGCTGGATCTCAGCGGCGCCTCAGCCGCAGTGGCGGAGGCGTCGTGA
- the pcaDC gene encoding bifunctional 3-oxoadipate enol-lactonase/4-carboxymuconolactone decarboxylase PcaDC — protein sequence MTVPTLASVDFGGPDTGPLILLGPSLGTSAATLWGGVAQALTAHAHVVGWDLPGHGRSVPAEPFTIGDLAAAVLALADQLGAEKFHYAGDSVGGCVGLQLALDVPHRLATATLLCTGAVIGSPDGWCERAATVRADGIAPMVAVAPQRWFAPGFTERHPGVAAMLVDSLYHTDPESYALTCEALAVFDVVERLPEITTPVLAVAGRDDVPTPPESLHRIASGVRDGECVVLDGVGHLAPAEAPDRVAALVAKHAGFQHRPASGTVDDRYRAGMAVRREVLGDAHVDRAVAATTDLTADFQRMITEYAWGGIWTRPGLDRRSRSMITLTALIARGHHEEFAMHLRAARRNNVSDDEIKELIMQTAIYCGVPDANTAFRIASEVLADADPEGGRR from the coding sequence GTGACCGTTCCCACCCTCGCATCCGTCGACTTCGGTGGACCTGACACAGGGCCCCTGATTCTGCTCGGTCCGTCGCTGGGTACCTCGGCGGCCACCCTGTGGGGCGGCGTCGCACAGGCGTTGACCGCGCATGCCCACGTCGTCGGGTGGGATCTTCCCGGACACGGACGAAGCGTTCCTGCCGAACCGTTCACCATCGGCGACCTCGCCGCCGCGGTGCTGGCACTGGCCGACCAACTCGGCGCCGAGAAGTTCCACTACGCGGGTGATTCCGTCGGCGGCTGCGTGGGTTTGCAGCTGGCCCTCGACGTTCCGCATCGGCTGGCCACAGCTACGCTGCTGTGCACCGGCGCGGTGATCGGGTCTCCGGACGGATGGTGCGAGCGTGCCGCCACCGTGCGCGCCGACGGCATCGCCCCGATGGTTGCGGTGGCGCCCCAACGCTGGTTTGCGCCTGGCTTCACCGAGCGTCACCCGGGCGTCGCTGCAATGCTGGTGGACAGTCTTTACCACACGGATCCGGAGTCCTATGCGCTCACATGTGAGGCGCTGGCCGTATTCGATGTCGTCGAGCGATTGCCCGAGATCACCACGCCCGTGCTCGCCGTCGCCGGCCGCGACGACGTGCCCACCCCCCCGGAGTCGCTGCACCGCATTGCATCCGGCGTCCGGGACGGCGAGTGCGTCGTGTTGGACGGAGTCGGCCACCTCGCACCGGCGGAGGCGCCCGACCGGGTCGCGGCTCTGGTCGCAAAGCACGCCGGATTTCAGCATCGACCCGCCAGCGGGACCGTGGATGACCGGTATCGCGCGGGCATGGCGGTGCGGCGCGAGGTGCTCGGCGATGCCCACGTCGACCGGGCCGTGGCCGCCACCACCGACCTCACCGCCGACTTCCAACGCATGATCACCGAGTACGCGTGGGGCGGCATCTGGACCCGCCCCGGGCTGGACCGCCGCAGTCGCTCGATGATCACGCTGACCGCACTGATCGCGCGCGGGCACCATGAAGAATTCGCCATGCACCTGCGCGCTGCGCGCCGCAACAACGTGAGCGACGACGAGATCAAGGAGTTGATCATGCAGACCGCCATCTACTGCGGCGTCCCCGACGCCAACACCGCATTCCGGATCGCCTCAGAGGTGCTGGCCGACGCCGACCCGGAGGGCGGTAGACGATGA